The Oligoflexus sp. genome contains the following window.
TTGAAGGCTTCAACAGAAAGGCAAAGCTTTGCCAGAGAAGCGCTTACGGATATAGGCGTTTCAAAAATTATCGACTCAGGGTTTTAAATATGTGCCGGTAGAGAGATTCAGGGTCGGACCCACTACGATTCGGGGAGAGCCGCACATTGCCAGCGGCTTTCAGGGCGCGCTTCATGTAGTAGCGTTCACTGGGGAGGTAGCTGGGTGAGTATTGTTTTTGCTTTTTCAGTGGATAGGTTTTCTTCCACCAGTCTTCGAAGAGTTTGAGGTTGCCAGGAAGATAAAGGTCAATACCTTCTTCTTTGTCTCGCTCTCTGTAAAGGGAGGCGAGAATGGCTTCAGCCCTGGCTTCAATGTCAAGTTGGGAAAGGGTTTTACCCTTCTTCAATTCAGCATTTAAGGCGTCTATTTCGGGAGAATGAACTGTCGTCCACTTGCCACCGTCTTCTTGTTTTTGGAAACGGAAAGACTTGTGAGCGCCTGAGGGCTTAAGTTTGCGGAAGTATACTGTTGCCATGCCTAACTCTAGCATAGGGAGCTGGGCAAGTGTTTCCGGGGGAAAGGTGTGGCGGGGTTATGGCGGGCTCAGCAGGAATCGAACCTGCATCTAAGGAATCGGAATCCTCAATTCTATCCATTAAACTATGAGCCCGCATGCTGGAGAAGTGGATACACTTCTATCCAATCGCCTCGATCCGTTCTATCCAGAAATGGCCTAACTCGTGGGTTTTGTGGATAGAAGTGATGCGTCTAAAAGGCATCGGAATCCGTTATTCTATCCATTAAACTACGAGTCCACTTCAGAGGATCGAAGAGCACCCAAATTAAAAGATTGGAGATTTTTGTCAATAAGTTAATGCCTGGGACCTGACAGCTGCTCTGGGAAAACTTCAAGCTGGCGTGATAAGATGTCAAAAACCCCAGGGAGTCATGATATGCCAAGTGAGCGCATCGAGAAGCTCGATACCGCACGAATTGCGCTGATAATGTCCGTTGCGCTGGAAGAGTTTGCCCGGCATCGCTATCAGGATGCGTCTTTCAATAGAATCATCAAAGCCAGTCAGATGGCCAAGGGCACGATGTATTACTACTTCACGTCGAAAGAGGATCTCTTCACGACGCTCTATAAAGCGACTATCCGGGAGTTTAACCGACTCCTGCCTTTGACCCGCCAACTGCCGCGGCAGAAGCAGCATTACTGGCAGACAACCCAGGAACTGATCGAAGGTCTGGAACAAACCCTCCAGCAAAAACCCGGCATCAGTCAGTTCGTATTGAACTTCCTCGTCGGCGGCGAACAGCAGGACGAACATCCGGCCCGCGCCACGGCTTTGGCCGTCGATGGCTGGCTGCAGCAGTGGATTGCCCAGGGTCAGCAGCTCGGCGTTCTGCGCAATGATCTGCCTCCTGCACGTTTGACGGCTATTGTCTGGGGACTGTGGCAGGCCATTCATCCTCTCCGGACGCCGGCCAACGGCAGCGGCGATCAGTCGAGCGTACTACTCGACCTCCTGCAAAGACTTCTGCGACCTGACAGCGTAGCCAGTCAGCGGCCGGCAGCCACTCTCGACGCAGGGGAAGGCCGTATTGACCTCAATTTTTGAAGGTCGTTGCTCTGACCGCGGTGAGTGTTTATAGTGGTCGATGGACCCGGACACTGCTGATGGAAAGAGCTGCATGCAAGCCTATCATGACCTTTTAAAAACCGTGCTGGAAAAAGGCGTCACGCGCCCCGATCGAACTGGGACTGGAACCCGCAGCATCTTTGGTTATCAACTGCGCTGTGATTTGAGTCAGGGTTTCCCTCTGCTCACCACCAAAAAAGTGCATCTGAAATCGGTCGTCCACGAACTCCTCTGGTTTCTGAGCGGCGACACCAACGTGAATTACCTGCGCGAAAACGGTGTTTCCATCTGGAATGAATGGGCCGATGAACAGGGCGACCTGGGCCGGGTCTATGGCGCTCAGTGGCGGTCATGGCAAGCGCCCGATGGCCGCACCATTGATCAGATCAGCCAGGTGCTGGATAATCTCCGCCGCGATCCCTATTCGCGGCGTCACCTCGTGGTGGCCTATAATCCCGGTGAAGTCGATCACATGGCCTTGCCTCCCTGCCACGCGTTTTTTCAGTTCTATGTGTCCGAAGGGAAGCTTTCCTGCCAACTCTATCAGCGCAGCGCCGACGTTTTCCTCGGCGTGCCCTTCAATATCGCCAGCTATGCACTGCTCACCATGATGATGGCGCAGGTGCTGGATCTGAAGCCGGGTGACTTCGTTCACAGCTTCGGGGATGTGCATCTCTATAACAATCACGTGGAACAGGCCCAGCTACAGCTCAGCCGCAGCCCACGGCCTTTGCCGACGATGCTGATCAACCCAGCCGTTCGTGATCTCTTCCAATTCCGCTTCGAAGATTTCACTTTGCAAAACTACGATCCCTATCCGGCGATCAAAGCTCCGGTGGCTATATGAAATTTTCCCATGTCGTGGCCTGCTCGAAAAATCGCGTGATCGGACACGAGGGTAAGATGCCCTGGCATCTGCCCGAGGACCTGAAACTTTTCAAAAAAATCACCACAGGTCACGTCGTGATTATGGGACGCAAGACTTTTGAATCCATAGGCCGTCCCCTGCCCCAGCGCCTGAATATTGTGGTGTCCCAGCAGAATCTCAATCTGCCGGCCGAGATTCGCCACGCCTCCA
Protein-coding sequences here:
- a CDS encoding thymidylate synthase, which codes for MQAYHDLLKTVLEKGVTRPDRTGTGTRSIFGYQLRCDLSQGFPLLTTKKVHLKSVVHELLWFLSGDTNVNYLRENGVSIWNEWADEQGDLGRVYGAQWRSWQAPDGRTIDQISQVLDNLRRDPYSRRHLVVAYNPGEVDHMALPPCHAFFQFYVSEGKLSCQLYQRSADVFLGVPFNIASYALLTMMMAQVLDLKPGDFVHSFGDVHLYNNHVEQAQLQLSRSPRPLPTMLINPAVRDLFQFRFEDFTLQNYDPYPAIKAPVAI
- a CDS encoding TetR/AcrR family transcriptional regulator, coding for MPSERIEKLDTARIALIMSVALEEFARHRYQDASFNRIIKASQMAKGTMYYYFTSKEDLFTTLYKATIREFNRLLPLTRQLPRQKQHYWQTTQELIEGLEQTLQQKPGISQFVLNFLVGGEQQDEHPARATALAVDGWLQQWIAQGQQLGVLRNDLPPARLTAIVWGLWQAIHPLRTPANGSGDQSSVLLDLLQRLLRPDSVASQRPAATLDAGEGRIDLNF
- a CDS encoding transposase, whose product is EGFNRKAKLCQRSAYGYRRFKNYRLRVLNMCR